Proteins from a single region of Anastrepha ludens isolate Willacy chromosome 5, idAnaLude1.1, whole genome shotgun sequence:
- the LOC128862923 gene encoding DNA topoisomerase 3-alpha isoform X1 — protein MLRLTVFCKYTCKFLRNYAQEANLNMKYLNVAEKNDAAKTISSLLSNGTATRREGCSVYNKIYEFETEVNRRKSKMVMTSVSGHLLQLDFVGAYRRWNEVDPLALFSAPVHKSCSENYQPILRTLEREVRSCHGLIIWTDCDREGENIGFEIMEVCRKIKPSLAVYRAVFSEITRASVHRALQQLTEPNKRLNDAVDVRTELDLRTGAAITRFQTMRLQRLFPTKIADKLISYGSCQIPTLGFVVERYKEIEAFVSEPFWKLKVSHTIDELTVDFIWARNRLFDKAACEDYLLICLADPKAKVEEVTTKPKNKWRPTPLDTVEMEKLGSRKLKISAKEIMTIAEKLYSKGIISYPRTETNQFSKDINLGALVEQFVEHGDWGVFAQRVKEWGPNPRNGNKTDQAHPPIHPTKLATDLNGNEARVYELICRHFLACVSKDAVGSETKVHINIAGEKFTATGLVIHERNYLDIYIYEQWNAKQIHKYEQGQIFDPTEISMQEGATTAPPLLTEADLIALMEKHGIGTDATHAEHINTIKERGYIGVVDKGCLVPGIIGMGLCEGYGAMDLTLAKPMLRAEFESDLKDICSGKKNPKIVLNEQIQKYLEAYRQITEKIEAMDNKMALRMNETPVAGESMENQNNNRNKLTDLFQCPKCSVAPLALRQKKNNPNSYYIGCMNFPNCNNAIWLSEECSEPSVLSETCQHCGPNVKLIKLKFTSLYYKTLFKTPSGWYKTCLCCDQQFRDNFEINLDQVKRTGGIVGVVGIGSNTTSSNRNPTAASVTGSTSRGSESTNLSRGYRNASGSGNLNKKQNRGKSKPDIETNASTKGDKKKTNSKTQGIRTFFTSAAAPAQNRADQSSIPMEVENCTTNDVILDEFFNNDDGFDEMLCTFEIQNETTGNTTTSAVQNSTNLATSVGTGSIRQVNDIASINNCATGNPAESAYLNFDESFPDLSDFVWGTAEHNSRSSTAAQLPNEKKEDRTKSSETAQYSCSSAQRNLAPDIGIQCPGCHQQAKQCTVKKPGPNNGKLFYVCAKKNPCKFFQWADEASTASSITVTSTSAENHPPTHSTSPLQSESVKCNCGIPALTLIVRKEGPNKGRPFYKCSNREASCTFFKWKYEDSSQVETSGSSNQSDLNWGTKPHSSQGSSGETSKKRRCGLCRQENHTRAKCPRKSEFDY, from the exons ATGTTAAGATTGAcagtattttgtaaatatacgTGCAAATTTTTGCGCAACTATGCTCaggaagcaaatttaaatatgaagTACTTGAATGTAGCAGAAAAGAATGATGCCGCGAAAACAATATCTAGCCTTCTATCAAACGGAACGGCAACTAGA CGCGAAGGATGCTCTGTTTATAACAAAATCTATGAGTTCGAGACTGAAGTAAATAGACGAAAGAGTAAAATGGTAATGACCTCGGTATCTGGCCATTTATTACAACTGGACTTTGTTGGAGCATATCGACGTTGGAATGAGGTTGATCCATTAGCGTTATTTAGTGCGCCTGTGCATAAATCTTGTAGTGAAAATTATCAACCGATTTTGCGCACATTAGAAAGGGAAGTCCGTAGCTGCCATGGTCTCATAATATGGACGGATTGTGATAGAGAGGGGGAAAACATTGGCTTTGAAATAATGGAAGTGTGCCGCAAAATAAAGCCGAGCCTTGCAGTTTATCGTGCCGTTTTCTCTGAGATAACTCGAGCGTCAGTTCACCGAGCGCTTCAGCAGTTAACCGAACCTAACAAGAGGTTGAACGATGCTGTTGATGTGCGTACAGAGCTTGATCTCCGAACGGGTGCTGCAATAACTCGTTTTCAGACTATGAGACTACAACGTTTATTTCCTACAAAAATCGCCGACAAGCTGATTTCCTACGGCAGTTGTCAGATACCAACTTTAGGGTTCGTCGTTGAACGTTACAAAGAAATTGAAGCTTTTGTGTCGGAACCATTTTGGAAGTTAAAAG TTTCACACACGATTGATGAACTCACAGTAGATTTCATTTGGGCGCGTAATAGGTTGTTTGATAAAGCAGCTTGTGAAGATTATTTACTGATCTGCTTAGCCGACCCTAAAGCGAAAGTTGAAGAGGTAACAactaaaccaaaaaataaatggcGACCAACTCCATTGGACACGGTTGAGATGGAAAAGCTGGGATCGCGTAAACTTAAAATTTCAGCAAAAGAGATAATGACTATAGCTGAAAAACTTTATTCCAAAGGTATAATTAGTTATCCACGCACAGAAACAAATCAATTTTCGAAGGACATTAACTTGgg tgcCTTGGTAGAACAGTTCGTTGAACACGGAGATTGGGGAGTTTTTGCGCAGCGGGTAAAGGAATGGGGACCCAATCCCCGGAACGGAAACAAGACTGATCAGGCGCATCCACCTATTCATCCCACAAAACTAGCAACAG ATCTAAATGGCAACGAAGCACGTGTATACGAGCTAATTTGTCGTCATTTTCTTGCTTGCGTCAGCAAAGATGCTGTTGGCTCTGAAACTAAAGTTCACATTAATATTGCCGGTGAAAAATTTACTGCCACGGGATTAGTCATTCATGAACGAAACTATTtggatatttatatttatgagcAATGGAATGCCaagcaaatacataaatacgagCAAG GCCAAATATTTGATCCTACTGAAATATCAATGCAAGAGGGTGCCACTACTGCACCACCACTTTTGACAGAGGCTGATTTGATTGCTTTAATGGAAAAACATGGAATCGGAACTGACGCAACCCATGCTGAACATATAAACACAATCAAAGAAAGAG GATATATTGGAGTGGTTGATAAAGGATGCCTCGTGCCAGGTATTATAGGGATGGGCCTATGTGAGGGTTACGGTGCAATGGATTTGACATTAGCCAAACCTATGTTAAGAGCGGAGTTCGAGTCGGATTTAAAAGATATTTGCTCTGGGAAAAAAAATCCGAAGATAGTGCTGAATgaacaaattcaaaaatatttggaagCATACAGACAAATTACAGAAAAGATTGAAGCTATGGATAATAAAATGGCCTTACG AATGAATGAAACTCCGGTTGCAGGTGAAAGCATGGAAAACCAAAACAATAACCGCAATAAATTAACGGATTTATTTCAATGTCCAAAATGTTCTGTAGCTCCGTTAGCTTTGcggcagaaaaaaaataatccaaacAGTTATTATATAGGTTGCATGAATTTTCCTAATTGCAATAACGCTATCTGGCTATCAGAAGAGTGTTCGGAGCCAAGTGTTTTGTCTGAAACTTGTCAACATTGTGGCCCAAATGTAAAattgattaaattgaaatttacttCTTTATACTACAAAACGTTGTTTAAAACACCTTCTGGTTGGTATAAAACGTGCCTCTGTTGTGACCAACAGTTTCGTGATAATTTCGAAATTAATCTTGATCAAGTAAAGCGAACTGGTGGAATTGTTGGTGTTGTGGGGATTGGATCAAATACTACATCATCTAATCGAAATCCAACCGCTGCTTCGGTAACTGGTAGTACCAGCAGAGGTTCAGAAAGTACAAATTTGAGTCGAGGGTATAGAAATGCTTCCGGTTCgggaaatttgaataaaaaacaaaatagaggaAAATCAAAACCAGATATTGAAACCAATGCTTCTACGAAAGGAGACAAGAAGAAAACTAATAGTAAAACGCAAGGCATTCGCACTTTCTTTACAAGCG CAGCAGCGCCCGCTCAAAACCGTGCTGATCAGTCTTCCATCCCTATGGAAGTTGAAAATTGCACAACAAATGACGTGATTTTGGatgaattttttaacaatgatgATGGTTTCGATGAAATGCTGTGTACATTTGAAATACAAAACGAAACCACTGGAAATACAACCACTAGCGCTGtccaaaattcaacaaatttagcAACTTCTGTCGGCACTGGTTCCATTAGACAAGTAAATGATATTGCCTCCATAAATAACTGTGCTACAGGGAACCCGGCCGAAAGTGCCTATTTAAATTTTGACGAAAGCTTTCCGGACTTAAGCGATTTTGTCTGGGGTACAGCCGAGCACAACAGCCGGTCATCAACAGCCGCGCAATTGCCGAATGAAAAGAAAGAAGATCGCACAAAATCATCAGAAACAGCCCAATACAGCTGTAGTAGTGCACAACGTAATTTAGCACCAGACATAGGTATTCAATGCCCTGGGTGCCATCAGCAGGCCAAACA ATGTACGGTTAAAAAACCAGGACCCAACAACGGCaagcttttttatgtttgtgcCAAAAAGAACCCCTGTAAATTCTTTCAATGGGCTGATGAGGCTTCAACTGCAAGTTCCATCACTGTGACCAGTACGTCAGCCGAGAATCATCCACCCACACATTCAACGTCGCCTTTGCAAAGTGAATCTGTCAAATGCAATTGTGGGATCCCTGCCTTAAC
- the LOC128862923 gene encoding DNA topoisomerase 3-alpha isoform X2 has product MLRLTVFCKYTCKFLRNYAQEANLNMKYLNVAEKNDAAKTISSLLSNGTATRREGCSVYNKIYEFETEVNRRKSKMVMTSVSGHLLQLDFVGAYRRWNEVDPLALFSAPVHKSCSENYQPILRTLEREVRSCHGLIIWTDCDREGENIGFEIMEVCRKIKPSLAVYRAVFSEITRASVHRALQQLTEPNKRLNDAVDVRTELDLRTGAAITRFQTMRLQRLFPTKIADKLISYGSCQIPTLGFVVERYKEIEAFVSEPFWKLKVSHTIDELTVDFIWARNRLFDKAACEDYLLICLADPKAKVEEVTTKPKNKWRPTPLDTVEMEKLGSRKLKISAKEIMTIAEKLYSKGIISYPRTETNQFSKDINLGALVEQFVEHGDWGVFAQRVKEWGPNPRNGNKTDQAHPPIHPTKLATDLNGNEARVYELICRHFLACVSKDAVGSETKVHINIAGEKFTATGLVIHERNYLDIYIYEQWNAKQIHKYEQGQIFDPTEISMQEGATTAPPLLTEADLIALMEKHGIGTDATHAEHINTIKERGYIGVVDKGCLVPGIIGMGLCEGYGAMDLTLAKPMLRAEFESDLKDICSGKKNPKIVLNEQIQKYLEAYRQITEKIEAMDNKMALRMNETPVAGESMENQNNNRNKLTDLFQCPKCSVAPLALRQKKNNPNSYYIGCMNFPNCNNAIWLSEECSEPSVLSETCQHCGPNVKLIKLKFTSLYYKTLFKTPSGWYKTCLCCDQQFRDNFEINLDQVKRTGGIVGVVGIGSNTTSSNRNPTAASVTGSTSRGSESTNLSRGYRNASGSGNLNKKQNRGKSKPDIETNASTKGDKKKTNSKTQGIRTFFTSAAPAQNRADQSSIPMEVENCTTNDVILDEFFNNDDGFDEMLCTFEIQNETTGNTTTSAVQNSTNLATSVGTGSIRQVNDIASINNCATGNPAESAYLNFDESFPDLSDFVWGTAEHNSRSSTAAQLPNEKKEDRTKSSETAQYSCSSAQRNLAPDIGIQCPGCHQQAKQCTVKKPGPNNGKLFYVCAKKNPCKFFQWADEASTASSITVTSTSAENHPPTHSTSPLQSESVKCNCGIPALTLIVRKEGPNKGRPFYKCSNREASCTFFKWKYEDSSQVETSGSSNQSDLNWGTKPHSSQGSSGETSKKRRCGLCRQENHTRAKCPRKSEFDY; this is encoded by the exons ATGTTAAGATTGAcagtattttgtaaatatacgTGCAAATTTTTGCGCAACTATGCTCaggaagcaaatttaaatatgaagTACTTGAATGTAGCAGAAAAGAATGATGCCGCGAAAACAATATCTAGCCTTCTATCAAACGGAACGGCAACTAGA CGCGAAGGATGCTCTGTTTATAACAAAATCTATGAGTTCGAGACTGAAGTAAATAGACGAAAGAGTAAAATGGTAATGACCTCGGTATCTGGCCATTTATTACAACTGGACTTTGTTGGAGCATATCGACGTTGGAATGAGGTTGATCCATTAGCGTTATTTAGTGCGCCTGTGCATAAATCTTGTAGTGAAAATTATCAACCGATTTTGCGCACATTAGAAAGGGAAGTCCGTAGCTGCCATGGTCTCATAATATGGACGGATTGTGATAGAGAGGGGGAAAACATTGGCTTTGAAATAATGGAAGTGTGCCGCAAAATAAAGCCGAGCCTTGCAGTTTATCGTGCCGTTTTCTCTGAGATAACTCGAGCGTCAGTTCACCGAGCGCTTCAGCAGTTAACCGAACCTAACAAGAGGTTGAACGATGCTGTTGATGTGCGTACAGAGCTTGATCTCCGAACGGGTGCTGCAATAACTCGTTTTCAGACTATGAGACTACAACGTTTATTTCCTACAAAAATCGCCGACAAGCTGATTTCCTACGGCAGTTGTCAGATACCAACTTTAGGGTTCGTCGTTGAACGTTACAAAGAAATTGAAGCTTTTGTGTCGGAACCATTTTGGAAGTTAAAAG TTTCACACACGATTGATGAACTCACAGTAGATTTCATTTGGGCGCGTAATAGGTTGTTTGATAAAGCAGCTTGTGAAGATTATTTACTGATCTGCTTAGCCGACCCTAAAGCGAAAGTTGAAGAGGTAACAactaaaccaaaaaataaatggcGACCAACTCCATTGGACACGGTTGAGATGGAAAAGCTGGGATCGCGTAAACTTAAAATTTCAGCAAAAGAGATAATGACTATAGCTGAAAAACTTTATTCCAAAGGTATAATTAGTTATCCACGCACAGAAACAAATCAATTTTCGAAGGACATTAACTTGgg tgcCTTGGTAGAACAGTTCGTTGAACACGGAGATTGGGGAGTTTTTGCGCAGCGGGTAAAGGAATGGGGACCCAATCCCCGGAACGGAAACAAGACTGATCAGGCGCATCCACCTATTCATCCCACAAAACTAGCAACAG ATCTAAATGGCAACGAAGCACGTGTATACGAGCTAATTTGTCGTCATTTTCTTGCTTGCGTCAGCAAAGATGCTGTTGGCTCTGAAACTAAAGTTCACATTAATATTGCCGGTGAAAAATTTACTGCCACGGGATTAGTCATTCATGAACGAAACTATTtggatatttatatttatgagcAATGGAATGCCaagcaaatacataaatacgagCAAG GCCAAATATTTGATCCTACTGAAATATCAATGCAAGAGGGTGCCACTACTGCACCACCACTTTTGACAGAGGCTGATTTGATTGCTTTAATGGAAAAACATGGAATCGGAACTGACGCAACCCATGCTGAACATATAAACACAATCAAAGAAAGAG GATATATTGGAGTGGTTGATAAAGGATGCCTCGTGCCAGGTATTATAGGGATGGGCCTATGTGAGGGTTACGGTGCAATGGATTTGACATTAGCCAAACCTATGTTAAGAGCGGAGTTCGAGTCGGATTTAAAAGATATTTGCTCTGGGAAAAAAAATCCGAAGATAGTGCTGAATgaacaaattcaaaaatatttggaagCATACAGACAAATTACAGAAAAGATTGAAGCTATGGATAATAAAATGGCCTTACG AATGAATGAAACTCCGGTTGCAGGTGAAAGCATGGAAAACCAAAACAATAACCGCAATAAATTAACGGATTTATTTCAATGTCCAAAATGTTCTGTAGCTCCGTTAGCTTTGcggcagaaaaaaaataatccaaacAGTTATTATATAGGTTGCATGAATTTTCCTAATTGCAATAACGCTATCTGGCTATCAGAAGAGTGTTCGGAGCCAAGTGTTTTGTCTGAAACTTGTCAACATTGTGGCCCAAATGTAAAattgattaaattgaaatttacttCTTTATACTACAAAACGTTGTTTAAAACACCTTCTGGTTGGTATAAAACGTGCCTCTGTTGTGACCAACAGTTTCGTGATAATTTCGAAATTAATCTTGATCAAGTAAAGCGAACTGGTGGAATTGTTGGTGTTGTGGGGATTGGATCAAATACTACATCATCTAATCGAAATCCAACCGCTGCTTCGGTAACTGGTAGTACCAGCAGAGGTTCAGAAAGTACAAATTTGAGTCGAGGGTATAGAAATGCTTCCGGTTCgggaaatttgaataaaaaacaaaatagaggaAAATCAAAACCAGATATTGAAACCAATGCTTCTACGAAAGGAGACAAGAAGAAAACTAATAGTAAAACGCAAGGCATTCGCACTTTCTTTACAAGCG CAGCGCCCGCTCAAAACCGTGCTGATCAGTCTTCCATCCCTATGGAAGTTGAAAATTGCACAACAAATGACGTGATTTTGGatgaattttttaacaatgatgATGGTTTCGATGAAATGCTGTGTACATTTGAAATACAAAACGAAACCACTGGAAATACAACCACTAGCGCTGtccaaaattcaacaaatttagcAACTTCTGTCGGCACTGGTTCCATTAGACAAGTAAATGATATTGCCTCCATAAATAACTGTGCTACAGGGAACCCGGCCGAAAGTGCCTATTTAAATTTTGACGAAAGCTTTCCGGACTTAAGCGATTTTGTCTGGGGTACAGCCGAGCACAACAGCCGGTCATCAACAGCCGCGCAATTGCCGAATGAAAAGAAAGAAGATCGCACAAAATCATCAGAAACAGCCCAATACAGCTGTAGTAGTGCACAACGTAATTTAGCACCAGACATAGGTATTCAATGCCCTGGGTGCCATCAGCAGGCCAAACA ATGTACGGTTAAAAAACCAGGACCCAACAACGGCaagcttttttatgtttgtgcCAAAAAGAACCCCTGTAAATTCTTTCAATGGGCTGATGAGGCTTCAACTGCAAGTTCCATCACTGTGACCAGTACGTCAGCCGAGAATCATCCACCCACACATTCAACGTCGCCTTTGCAAAGTGAATCTGTCAAATGCAATTGTGGGATCCCTGCCTTAAC